AGAGCGTGAGCGAGCGGCTGGCTTCCACCTGGCCATACATTTCAAAACCAGCGAGTGTTGCCAGATTGGTATTGGTTACCACGATCTGGTTGATTCCATCACCACCTTTGTTCTCATCATAGGTGATGTAATTATCCACGAAAGCATAGAATCCAGTGATGCTTCCCTTGAACCAGCCAAAATCACTGCGCAGACCCAGATCAAACTGGTTCAGAGTTTCAGGATCCAGGTGTGGGTCGCCAATCAATCGGCTGGTGCCCTGCTGTAGCACGCCCAGGAAAGGCCCTGCTGCATAGAGTTCCGTCAAGGTGGGAGCTCGCATGGCATGGGCATAACCAGCTGAAAGGGTGTTGTATTCGTCGATGCGGAAATCACCTGTCAGAAAGCCGGAGAACAACTGGAAGTTACGTGTCAGATTGTTATTGGTGGGGTCGGTAGAATATTCAATAGGGTCTAATGTGGTAATGGGATCAGGAAGCGTCTGGGGCGGTCCAAAGATATTGATGTTACCCGTAATCAATCGGGATCCGCTAGTGGTATTGACAATGTCGAATCGCCCGCCTGCCCGTACCTTCAACTGTTCGCCGAAGGGCAGAGTCAGTTCGGTAAACAACCCGGGATTCACCAGGCTGGTATTCGGAATGGTCTGGGTCTGAGTGAATACGTTGTTGTCTGATTGCGAAACGGGTACGCCGGTATTGATGTTATCACCACTAACCTGAGTAAACCTAATGTTTTCAACAAGGTTCTGCCCCAGGATGCTGATGTCAGCACCGGCAATCAGTGTCGGGCCGCCCTTGCTGCCACCCCACAGGAACGACACGCGCGAGCCCAGAGACTTGTTGCTCATGTGCGAGGTAGATTGATCGGTGAAAGAGTTGAAGTATGGTGGATCAGGATCTTCATTGAAAGAAACATTCAGCAGTCTCCGAACAAAGCTCTGCTTGGCGGCAGGTGCGGTAAAGCCGTCTGCCACCGTGGTGTTGTACCAGGCATCCAAGTACATGCGATCAAACATGCGTTGATCGCGTAACGTATAGCGAACGCTGTAAGCTTCGGTATCCAGTTGCTTGATATCGAAATAGAGACCAGGGAATTCGAGATTCTCCTGATGGACGCGGAGAATTTTGAACTCGATGCTGCTCTTGTCAGACAGATCAAACCCCAAAGCCATGTTCACATTGTGCGACAGGTAACTGTTGGCGACCTGTATGCCCTCGCCTGCCAGGTAATCATTACCTTGAAGGAAATTGTAGGTCAGCCTCAGACCCCAATCCCGATCACCCATGCTGACCGACTGAATGCCATCCCACTGCTTGCCATTGGTCTGGTAGCGTCCACCGGTGCGGCCATGCGTTTCAAAGCCACACTCAAAACGAGGCGAATCAAGCGTTGCAATATCCAGGAAGGAAAAGCCTGGGCCATAGAGACTGGTGTAGGGGCCACGATACACGATAATATCACGAACCGAAGACGGATCAAATTTGGAGATGGCAGTATCCAGATCCTGGCGGACCGGGAAGTAGAAAGCACCGTCACCCATGGTAACGAGCTGCCCGACACGGTACCCACGCACGCGTGGATCAGCTGAGACACCATTACGCTGCTGAATATCAACGCCGACGGAGTTGGAAGACTTGCTGAGGAACTCGCCGACATCGCCCGCGTTGACGGCGGAAGCCGCTTGTCCACCGGAAGCATTAACTGAGGTTGCACCAGCACCTGATGAATTGCTGGTATCGGAGGCACGGGAGTTGGTATCAGAACCAGTATTACCGGGTGCAGGGATTGATTGTCCGGGTTCAACTACCCCACCCCGCCTTGATGCCCCAGCACCGCTGTCAGATGAAGGCGAGTCTGTTAGTGACGGAGGTTGATCTTGTACTTGAATAATATCAGGCTTGACGTTGCCTGAAGAATTTCTTGCTGCAGGAACTACATTCAGGTGTGCAGTTTTAGTATCACTTCCAGTCACGATACCGGCTAGCAACAAAGAACTACAAGCAGAAAATGTTATAAGTTGCTTAACTTTAGGACGACGCATAGCGATTGCCCCCAGCACATCAATGCAATCATGCATTAAGAACAAGAACAGACTTGTAGTCATAATCGGACAAGTCGTTACTCAAAGTTCAATTGGAAAACTTAGAAAAGAAGGAAGTACCTCGTAATTGTGGCAACTTAGGTAAGCAGACTACTTCAATTGCGCTGCCGATGCCTTTATTTTGTCATGGAAACCGTTCAATTTCGGCTTAACACTCTGATCAGCATTCTGGGCAATAATCCTCAATTGTTCAAGTGTTTCACTAACGTGTTTCTCAGCAGAATTTGCAGGCACATTGCGGAAAAGATTTTGGAAAAATGTCAAATAATCGTTCTCATCTCTGACTAGTACAAGGTGAGCATAGTGCTTCAATGCGTTACATGCATGATCTCTAGCTGCAACCCAATATCGCTCCCCCTTGTTACCTTTGGTGTATGCATAAAAGGAAAACTGACGTGCGCGGAAGGTGTAACGGTACTGGAGCGTTGGTTTGAGATTGAATTTCACTGAAGTGATGTAAGCCTTATTGACATCATCGTATGCATCTGAGAATAACTCATCTTCAAACAATTTATCAGCTCGCGAATCAAGCGCCATAGAAAGCAACACAGGATCTGGATGGTCTTGCTTGCTAAATTCCTGAATAGACTTGTCGAAGAAAGCCTTGGCAAGCTTAGCTCCATTATCTGCATTTTCATCCTGCATATCAACAATTCGACCTGCGATGTAATTTCCAAACGGATCATTCGGATCATTTTCCTGCAATGAGTTTTTCACATTCTCCAAGTTTCTGATCATTTCCTTGTAATTCGGATCAATCGAGTACTTTGAATATTTAGGTGGTTTATCTAATTGAATGATGCTTCTGGCAATAGCGAGTGACTTATCGACTATTCTGAAATTGATTTTTCGCTTCCATAGTGAAACGCCTTTGCTATCTCCCAGCTCCTTAGCAACCTTCAAGTAGCGAATGCCTTCATTATTCTCTTTGTACCACTCAGGTCTGTGGGATGTTATTTTCTCTGCCTTAGCAAAGTGAAGAAGGGCAAGAAAATAATTCGCCTCAATTTGATACCTGACGGGTTCACTGCCTCTTAGAAAACTCTTCAAATTCTGTTCTGCAAAGTCATAGTAAACTGGATTTCCACTGGCTTCTCCCCAGCGTAAATAACATCGGCCTCTATGAAGCAGGGGTTTGTTGCGCAAAAATTTCCCGGGGTTATCCACAGCTTCATTATATTCCTTAATGGCCTTCTCATATTCACCGGTTAGCCCAAGAAGCATTCCTCTATCTTCCAGGATGACTCCAAGATTATCGCATGTATCGGGGTCTTTCTTACCCAGTTTCCTATCGAGACTTTTGGAATCCTCTGCGAGTTGCAGAGCGTCCTTCA
This DNA window, taken from Planctomycetia bacterium, encodes the following:
- a CDS encoding TonB-dependent receptor, which translates into the protein MRRPKVKQLITFSACSSLLLAGIVTGSDTKTAHLNVVPAARNSSGNVKPDIIQVQDQPPSLTDSPSSDSGAGASRRGGVVEPGQSIPAPGNTGSDTNSRASDTSNSSGAGATSVNASGGQAASAVNAGDVGEFLSKSSNSVGVDIQQRNGVSADPRVRGYRVGQLVTMGDGAFYFPVRQDLDTAISKFDPSSVRDIIVYRGPYTSLYGPGFSFLDIATLDSPRFECGFETHGRTGGRYQTNGKQWDGIQSVSMGDRDWGLRLTYNFLQGNDYLAGEGIQVANSYLSHNVNMALGFDLSDKSSIEFKILRVHQENLEFPGLYFDIKQLDTEAYSVRYTLRDQRMFDRMYLDAWYNTTVADGFTAPAAKQSFVRRLLNVSFNEDPDPPYFNSFTDQSTSHMSNKSLGSRVSFLWGGSKGGPTLIAGADISILGQNLVENIRFTQVSGDNINTGVPVSQSDNNVFTQTQTIPNTSLVNPGLFTELTLPFGEQLKVRAGGRFDIVNTTSGSRLITGNINIFGPPQTLPDPITTLDPIEYSTDPTNNNLTRNFQLFSGFLTGDFRIDEYNTLSAGYAHAMRAPTLTELYAAGPFLGVLQQGTSRLIGDPHLDPETLNQFDLGLRSDFGWFKGSITGFYAFVDNYITYDENKGGDGINQIVVTNTNLATLAGFEMYGQVEASRSLTLFSGGSFVQGTDRSHRDNRRPEDIASSRRNDPATAQYAVATEALPQIPPLEVFFGMRLHEAVDNNKAPRWAVELGARKVYSQYNVAYSLNEKPTSGFTTYDIRTYWQVSDAVLLTAGVENIGNILYREHLDPISGNLIGVGPFYRPGSNFYFGTQVTY